DNA from Gemmatimonadaceae bacterium:
GGAAAGGAAACGACGACGGGTGCGCAACGCATGATCGCGTCCTTCGCGCCGCAAGCGCGATTCGTCTGGGCCGCGGAAGGAAAAGTCGCGTTGCCGCTGCTGCTCGACGTCGCGGGAAGTACCGCGCTCGACGATCGCGCCGTCGTAGCCGAGTGGCATGCGGCGTACGTGCCGACGCGGAGTCGCGGAGGCCTGAGCCTGGTCGGCGAACATTGCCGCTGCTGGTACCTCCTTGGCGAACAGCCGGTCGACTCGAAGGAGTTTCGCCGCTGGGTCAACCGCATGCCGTCATTCGTGCTGCGGGCCGCCGGCGAAGTGTACCTGGAACAGGTCCCGGATTATCGCCATGAGTTTTCTCTAATTGGTATGCGGTGGCTGCTCAAACGCGGCGCGCCGTGGGGCCGCGATCTTCCGGCGACACGCGTGACGCTGGTCGGCATCGACGGCACACGCGGCGCCGCCGCGGAGTCGCCGCGGCGTACGCTGGTGCGCCGTCAGGCCGCCGTGCCCGGAGCAACCTTATGACGGCCCCCGCGATGAACGCGGCCGGGATCCGCGTGCTCATCGCGGAGGATCACGTCGATTCCGCGACGAGCATCGGCCGGCTGCTGCGCTTGTTCGGCTACGAGGTCGCGATTGCGACGAACGGTGAAGACGCCGTCCGCGTGGCCGGCTGGTTCGCGCCCGCCGCGGCGCTGATCGACCTGACGCTGCCGGTGCTCGACGGGTTCGGCGTCGCGAGAGCATTGCGCGAGAACGTCGCCACGCGCGACTGCCGTCTCGTCGCCATGACCGGCTGGACGGCGGACGAGTACGCCGCCCGCACGCGCGACGCCGGTTTTGATTCACATCTTGTAAAACCGATCGCGGTCGAGGCGCTGATCAACGCGCTGTCGCCGGCGGTGCCGTCGACGTCCGCCAATGGACCCGCACCCGCCCCGCGTTCGATCGCCGCGCAGCGCGCGCGTCGGACGAACCACGCCGAAGTTCGCTGACGTCCGCGCGCCTCGTTCGCTCTTGGGCCAATACAGCCGAATCGCGCGGACGGCGAGGTTGAGAGTGGCTTCCGCAGCAGGTGGAAAATGGGTAGAGGTTGGGGTGGGAGAATGGCCGCCATGCTCGTGGCGGCCGCATCATCACATGTTGCCGCGCAGACGACACAGGTGACACGGGCGGCGAAGTTCACCGAACTGCCGTGCACGGAGACGTACGGCAAGTTCGACGAGTCCACGCGAGCGATCGCGCGCTGTGGGACCGTCACGGTGCCGCAGGACCGCGCGGCACCAAACAACACGGCGTTGCAGGCGGTCGTATTGCCCGTCGTCGTGTACGCGTCGCCGACGGCGCACGGCACACCGCTCATCTTCCTGGCGGGCGGACCGGGCGAATCGGCGATCGACGCGGCGCAGCAGGCGTTGCTCGACACACCGCTGGGTCAAATGCTGCTCCGCGAACGACCGATCGTGGCGTTCGATCGCCGCGGCGTGACGACCGACAGTCATCGCGCCTCGCCCGATTTGAGCAGCGTCGAGTACCAGGCACGGTATCCGCGAAAGGAGGCGGTTGCCCCGCTGCGCGATACGGTCACGCGTCTCACCACGTTCCTCCGCAAGCGCGGCGTCGTCGCCAACAACTTCACGACGTTGGCGGCGATCGAGGACATCACTGACGTGATTCACGCGCTCGGCTACTCGCGCGTCGTGCTGCTCGGTGCGTCGTACGGAACGCGCGAGGCGCTGCACTTCGTGCGCCGACACCGCGACATGGTGGAGTCGATCGTGCTCGACGGCGTGGCGCCGCCGAACGCCGTGTCGCTCCTGGATTCGGCGACCATCGTCAACGCGGGGCGCGACGTGGTGTCACGACTCGTCGAAGACTGCAAGCAGGATGAATCTTGCGCCGCCGACTTCGCCGATTTGCCGAAGGCCGTCGCCTGGTTGGGCGCGGACACTCTTGGCGCGCTGCGGCGCACGGCGAACTTTCCGGACAACGGCGGCTGGCATACGCTTGGCGCGCGCGGCGCCGCGATACTCAGCGTGATTGGTATGGCGTCGACGTGGGAGGCGATCCGCGCGCAAGCGCCGGCCGTGCTCGTGGAGTTTGCCCGCTACGATACGCTGCGCTCGCCGCTCGCGGCGCGTGTGCTCGTCGCCGCGGCCGCGGATCCGACGCTCACCGGAGGTCATGGCGAGCGAGTTCCGCTCGTGCGGTACATCGCTTTCTGCGGCGACCGCCCGCAGGGCGAACCGTTCGTCGGCGATCGCACGGTCTGCGATGCGCTCGGCGTTCCCTTCTCGGGTCCCGAGGCGATTGCACGCGTCACGAGTGACGTGCCCGCGCTGCTCATCTCGTCGGGGTACGATGCGCAGACGCCGGTCCGCTTCGCCGATGATGCGGCGCGTTCGCTGGCGCACAGCTTTCAAGTGTTGTTTCCGATGGTCGGCCACGTGGCGATCGGCCGACCGATCGCGATGGCGTGCGCGGCGGTGGTGATCGAGTCGTTCCTGGGACAGCCCGATCGCGCGCCGGCGTCGACGTGCGTCTCGAGCATCCTCCCGGCGTTCGCGCCGAATCGGATCAGTAAGGAGCCGTGACGACGGAGGACGCGCACGATGGCGAGCAGAGGGCGGTCGCCCCGCTCGCCATCAAGCCGTCCTTGCGCAGGCGGTCGCGAATGTGGCGAATGACCGATGCGGTGAGGGCGCCGGCCGAGCTGGGATTCGTCGTCTCGCTGCGCGCGGCGAAGATCAGGCGGTCGTCGGCCAGTGAATAGATCTGCGTCTCGATCGTCACCACGCGATCGGCGACCACGTAGCCGGGATCGTACGGCGTCGCCCAGGCGTAATTCCAGTAGCCGCCAAACCCGTACGGCCGATCGTACCAGTACGTGCCGTCGACGTACGAGGGACGCACGCTGACGTCGGCGACGCGCATCATGATGGCGCCGTCGAAGCCGGCCGCGCGGAGCCGTGCCGCCGCTTCGTCGCGACCGATCGTGCTGTCGGCCGCCGGCATCACGGTGTACGACGGCACGACGTTGGCGAAGGACGCGGCGATCTTGTCTTCGACGGTGCGCCGCAGCGCTTCGTCGCGCGTCACGAAGACCGCGACGCCCCGACGGAAGCTCACTTGCGTGGCATGCGGGTCATGCCAGGTGGCGGCGAGCTCAGTCGAGTGGAAGCAGGCGGTGGACCCAAGCGCGGTCGCGGCGAGCGCGAGCGCGACGGCGGAAGTCGAACGCATACGCCATCCTCGATGATTAAAATTTGGATATTACAAAATGCGAATACCTGCTATGGCAGGCGGCCCATCGTCAGGGCGACGAAGAGCGTGTTTCCCTGCGTGGCCGAGTGCGACCCCGCTTCGACCAGATAGCGCAGCGTGACGGAGTTCGCATCGCTCAGGGCCGGGAAGGGGATCGTGATCTCGGGCCCCACGCCGAACATGCGATTCTTGCCGGCGAAGAGCGGCGACACGTTGAAGTTCTGGTCGTTCGTGAGCTTCCACATCGCGTAGTAGGCGACGCCCAGCTGGCCGAAGTGCCGGATGAGCGTATGGCCCGCGCCGCCCTCGACCGTGAGCACCTGTCCCGCGCGCTTGTCGGTGTCTTCGACGTGCGACTGCACCTGGTACGCGACCAACGCCGAGGCGCTGGATTGATGCGAGGAACCGAGGTAGACCGTGCTGCCGGCGGACATCTCGTACGACCACATGCCGAAGCCGGTGTTGTTGTTCGCGCCGTCGTGAAAGCGGCCGGTGGGCATGTAGACGCCGAAGCCGGCGACGACGTCCGCCGACGGAAACGTCCAGCCCAGCTTCATCGGCTGTATATAGATGTCGCTGAAACCCCAGCTGCGCACCGGCTTGGCGTCGGGCGTCGGGATCGTGAGGTCCGCCCACGGGATGATGATCGAGAAGCCGTACTGGCCGGCGGCCCACACGGCGGGCACGGTGAAGCCGAGTTGCAGCGAGAAGACGTTGACGGGCGGCTGCAGATGCGAGAACGCCGTTTCGTTGGCGGCGATCGTATTCTCGGGCTCGTAGCTCGAGTAGAGTGCGCTGGAATAGAATCCCGGTTTCGGCAGCGTACCGGACAGGATGCCGAAATCACCGCGGAACTGTGGAATGTTGGCTTGGGCGCGGGCGGCGCCGGCGGCCGCCAGGGTCGCGGCGACGAGACTCGCGCACCGGACCGCGCGTCGAACGTGAGGCATACGACACTCGAGGAATGGAGGCAATGAGAAATCTCTCAATAGAGATCTCTCATTGCCGTG
Protein-coding regions in this window:
- a CDS encoding GTP-binding protein, translated to MRVIEYGHERKRSIPLTVIDGRPGAGKSAVVRHAMLTASGQRVVAITRDLGALLPGASDVRRDGPVAMWPNGSMAIATDDPTATLAMLARREAPPDHVIVEAADSNPRKLGGYGYMPGYRPDGLVTVVDASAAASIDGDRAASETWTTSLRLADLVVLNKTDLAGKETTTGAQRMIASFAPQARFVWAAEGKVALPLLLDVAGSTALDDRAVVAEWHAAYVPTRSRGGLSLVGEHCRCWYLLGEQPVDSKEFRRWVNRMPSFVLRAAGEVYLEQVPDYRHEFSLIGMRWLLKRGAPWGRDLPATRVTLVGIDGTRGAAAESPRRTLVRRQAAVPGATL
- a CDS encoding response regulator translates to MTAPAMNAAGIRVLIAEDHVDSATSIGRLLRLFGYEVAIATNGEDAVRVAGWFAPAAALIDLTLPVLDGFGVARALRENVATRDCRLVAMTGWTADEYAARTRDAGFDSHLVKPIAVEALINALSPAVPSTSANGPAPAPRSIAAQRARRTNHAEVR
- a CDS encoding transporter, which gives rise to MPHVRRAVRCASLVAATLAAAGAARAQANIPQFRGDFGILSGTLPKPGFYSSALYSSYEPENTIAANETAFSHLQPPVNVFSLQLGFTVPAVWAAGQYGFSIIIPWADLTIPTPDAKPVRSWGFSDIYIQPMKLGWTFPSADVVAGFGVYMPTGRFHDGANNNTGFGMWSYEMSAGSTVYLGSSHQSSASALVAYQVQSHVEDTDKRAGQVLTVEGGAGHTLIRHFGQLGVAYYAMWKLTNDQNFNVSPLFAGKNRMFGVGPEITIPFPALSDANSVTLRYLVEAGSHSATQGNTLFVALTMGRLP
- a CDS encoding alpha/beta fold hydrolase; its protein translation is MAAMLVAAASSHVAAQTTQVTRAAKFTELPCTETYGKFDESTRAIARCGTVTVPQDRAAPNNTALQAVVLPVVVYASPTAHGTPLIFLAGGPGESAIDAAQQALLDTPLGQMLLRERPIVAFDRRGVTTDSHRASPDLSSVEYQARYPRKEAVAPLRDTVTRLTTFLRKRGVVANNFTTLAAIEDITDVIHALGYSRVVLLGASYGTREALHFVRRHRDMVESIVLDGVAPPNAVSLLDSATIVNAGRDVVSRLVEDCKQDESCAADFADLPKAVAWLGADTLGALRRTANFPDNGGWHTLGARGAAILSVIGMASTWEAIRAQAPAVLVEFARYDTLRSPLAARVLVAAAADPTLTGGHGERVPLVRYIAFCGDRPQGEPFVGDRTVCDALGVPFSGPEAIARVTSDVPALLISSGYDAQTPVRFADDAARSLAHSFQVLFPMVGHVAIGRPIAMACAAVVIESFLGQPDRAPASTCVSSILPAFAPNRISKEP